CGTTAGCGAAGCACCGAAGCGAAGCGTAGTGCGGAATGCCCCGACCCTTGCGTCAGCAAGGGGCACGCCCAAAAAATCAAATTAACTTCCACAACTAATAAATCTTAGACCTTCTTCCTACTTGTTGTTTTACGAGTAGCAGAGGTTAAAGTAGTAACAGCAGGCGGAGGAGTAGTTTCTTGCTTTTCAGCTACATGCACTATCATATCTTGGAACTCACGCAAACCTGTACCTGCAGGAATAAGATGACCTACAATAACATTTTCCTTCAATCCTAATAGGTGATCTACACGCCCTTGAATAGCAGCTTCGTTAAGGACTTTGGTAGTTTCTTGGAATGAAGCCGCTGACATAAAGCTGCGAGTTCCTAATGATGCTGTCGTTATCCCTTGCAAAATAGGTTGGGCTGTAGCAGGAATGGTATCTCTATACTGCACTAATCGTAAATCTTTGCGTTTTAGAGTGGAGTTTTCATCGCGTATCTTGGCATAAGAAACAATCATACCTGGACGCAAATTCTTAGAGTCGCCTGCATCAATGACGTACTTTTTACCCCACAAGTTATCATTTGCTTCTTGAAATTCTTGCTTATCTACTACTTCTTTTTCTAAAAATTCTGTGTCGCCTGGGTCTACAATCTCTACTTTTTGCATCATCTGACGGACAATAATCTCAATGTGCTTGTTGTTGATTTTTACTCCTTGCAAACGATAAACTTCCTGAATTTCATTGACTAAGTATTCTTGTACGGCGTTAGGTCCTTTAATTCGTAAAATATCACTCGGACTGATGGCGCCATCAGTAAGTTCATCGCCTGCTCGTACGTAGTCCCCATCCTGTACTAAGATGTGCTTAGCCACAGGAATGAGATATTTTCTTTTTTCACCACTATCTGATTCTACCCAAACTTCGCGGTTACCACGCTTTATGTCAGGGCTGATAGAAACCACTCCATCAATATCACTAACTATGGCTGGATTAGAAGGTTGGCGTGCTTCAAAGAGTTCAGTAACACGAGGTAATCCCCCTGTGATATCTCTAGTTCGGGCAGTTTGGCGAGGAATTTTAACTAAAATATCGCCAGGTTCTACTTCATCGCCTTGTTCAGCAACTAAGTGAGCGTTAACAGGCAAGTTAATCGGCTTGCTTATCAGCTCCTCTTTGTTGCTTGGAATAATTCTCAATAATGGGTTTTTAGTCTTATCGCGAGTTTCAATAATGATAATTTCTTCTGTTCCTGTATTTTCATCTACTTCTCTACGGAAGTTTACGTTTTCTTCCAAGTTTTCATATTGTACTCTACCTTTGGCTTCTGCAAGAATAACAGAGTTGTAAGGATCCCATTGACAGATAATTGTGTTTTTATCTACTTTATCGCCGTCATTGATACGAAGTTCTGACCCATAGGGAATACGATGGCTAGTGAGCACTCTATTTTGATTATCAATAATTTGGACTTCACCTCTTCTAGAAAGTACAATCCGTTGCTTTTGACCTGTGGTTTTATCGGTACGTTCTACAAAGTTCAAGGACTCAAAACGAGCTGTACCCTCATATTTAGCTTTTATTTCATTTTCAGCAGAGATTCGTGAAGCCGCACCTCCTGTGTGGAATGTACGAAGCGTAAGCTGTGTTCCAGGTTCTCCAATAGACTGCGCTGCAATTACTCCTACCGCTTCTCCTTTTTGAACCAACCTACCCGTAGCAAGGTTTCTGCCATAGCATTTTGCACAAACTCCACGTTTAGCTTCGCAAGTTAACACTGAGCGTATGACTACTGATTCTATACCCAACTTTTCTATCATTTCAGCAATTTCTTCGGTAATTTCTACGCCTTCAGGAACTATTACTTCTCCTGTTTGAGGATGTAAAACTTCAGCTGCAGTTACTCTACCTAATATACGCTCGTAAAGTGTTTCTACAATATCGTCGTTCTTTTTGAGAGCAAAAGTTTCAACACCCCTTAATGTACCACAATCATTTTCAGTAACCACTACGTCATTAGCCACATCTACTAATCTACGTGTGAGGTAACCTGCATCGGCAGTTTTTAAGGCTGTATCGGCAAGTCCTTTTCTTGCTCCGTGAGTAGAGATAAAGTACTCCATTACGTTTAGCCCTTCACGGAAGTTAGACAAAATAGGGTTTTCAATAATTTCTCCACTTGAACCTGACAAGTTCTTTTGGGGCTTTGCCATTAAGCCGCGCATGCCACCTAGCTGCCGTATTTGCTCTCTTGAACCCCTTGCACCTGAATCTAACATCATGAAAACAGGATTAA
The Bacteroidia bacterium genome window above contains:
- the rpoC gene encoding DNA-directed RNA polymerase subunit beta', whose translation is MSVQKKDFKIKPNFTKITISLASPEMIQERSRGEVLKPETINYRTYKPERDGLFCEKIFGPVKDWECHCGKYKRIRYKGIVCDRCGVEVTEKKVRRERMGHIELTVPVAHIWYFRSLPNKIGTLLGMPTKKLDQVIYYERYLVIQPGRVGEERGWQAMDLITEEEYLDAMESMTKEEQLLDNDDPRKFIAKMGAEALEIALSRLDLEVLAAELRQQANNETSQQRKIEALKRLKIVNAFRNANKNVENRPEWMIMRIIPVIPPELRPLVPLDGGRFASSDLNDLYRRVIIRNNRLKRLIEIKAPEVILRNEKRMLQEAVDSLFDNSRKVNAVRSEGNRALKSLSDMLKGKQGRFRQNLLGKRVDYSGRSVIVVGPELKLNECGLPKAMAAELFKPFIIRKLIERGIVKTVKSAKKVVDRKDAVIWDILENVLKGHPVLLNRAPTLHRLGIQAFQPKLIEDKAIRLHPLVCTAFNADFDGDQMAVHVPLSQDAIMEASILMLASHNILNPANGQPITVPSQDMVLGIYYMTKQRKGVKGEGMKFYSPEEVVIAYNEGKVHLNAKIYVRVPVLENDKLVTKMIHTSVGRVLFNEIVPKEIGFQDRLLTKNAIREIIGLVFKKTNMQRTAYFLDDLKNLGFRFAFKGGLSFSLANIKVPEEKQKYIQEAEEEVANIRNNYDMGLITENERYNQVIDIWTKVNSKVTEALLKQISEDDEGFNPVFMMLDSGARGSREQIRQLGGMRGLMAKPQKNLSGSSGEIIENPILSNFREGLNVMEYFISTHGARKGLADTALKTADAGYLTRRLVDVANDVVVTENDCGTLRGVETFALKKNDDIVETLYERILGRVTAAEVLHPQTGEVIVPEGVEITEEIAEMIEKLGIESVVIRSVLTCEAKRGVCAKCYGRNLATGRLVQKGEAVGVIAAQSIGEPGTQLTLRTFHTGGAASRISAENEIKAKYEGTARFESLNFVERTDKTTGQKQRIVLSRRGEVQIIDNQNRVLTSHRIPYGSELRINDGDKVDKNTIICQWDPYNSVILAEAKGRVQYENLEENVNFRREVDENTGTEEIIIIETRDKTKNPLLRIIPSNKEELISKPINLPVNAHLVAEQGDEVEPGDILVKIPRQTARTRDITGGLPRVTELFEARQPSNPAIVSDIDGVVSISPDIKRGNREVWVESDSGEKRKYLIPVAKHILVQDGDYVRAGDELTDGAISPSDILRIKGPNAVQEYLVNEIQEVYRLQGVKINNKHIEIIVRQMMQKVEIVDPGDTEFLEKEVVDKQEFQEANDNLWGKKYVIDAGDSKNLRPGMIVSYAKIRDENSTLKRKDLRLVQYRDTIPATAQPILQGITTASLGTRSFMSAASFQETTKVLNEAAIQGRVDHLLGLKENVIVGHLIPAGTGLREFQDMIVHVAEKQETTPPPAVTTLTSATRKTTSRKKV